Proteins encoded in a region of the Scyliorhinus canicula chromosome 2, sScyCan1.1, whole genome shotgun sequence genome:
- the bcl11ba gene encoding BAF chromatin remodeling complex subunit BCL11B a, with the protein MSGDLSGKDEPSSYICTTCKQPFTSAWFLLQHAQNTHGFRIYLETHPSNSPLTPRIGLPPSLGPEPISQSPLTSFLGENNPFNLLRMTGPILQEHPGFGDGRLPNTPPIFSPPPRHHLDPHRLDRLSADEMGLVSQHHSAFDRVMRLNHPLSIESQTMDFSRRLRELAGNNSSTPPLSPSRHNPMHRLLQPFQPSPKSPFLSTPPLPPMPPSSTTPPQSQSKSKSCEFCGKTFKFQSNLIVHRRSHTGEKPYKCQLCDHACSQASKLKRHMKTHIHKSASITARSDDGLSTTSSPEPGTSEHAGGEGCGLKASITNFSTGQMNENEEEEEEEEEEEEEELENESRPESSFSMDSELSRNRENGFKLPVNDKHCVLGKVMENVGLRAIQHYSDVLTDKQKRNSFSKRSSDGQRDTGDEDSVAGELDRPEDGTVNGRGFITGEPFPILLPRKPPLITSPALSIASAKRIKMEKDLDLSSAPLIPSENVYSQWLVGYAASRHFMKDPFLGFGDSRQSPFATSSEHSSENGSLRFSTPPGDMLDGGLSGRSGTASSGSTPHMGGPGPGRPSSKEGRRSDTCEYCGKVFKNCSNLTVHRRSHTGERPYKCELCNYACAQSSKLTRHMKTHGQIGKEVYRNCDF; encoded by the exons ATGTCAGGTGACCTCTCGG GTAAAGATGAGCCTTCAAGCTACATTTGCACAACATGCAAGCAGCCTTTCACGAGTGCTTGGTTCCTGCTCCAGCATGCACAGAACACACACGGATTCCGGATTTACTTGGAGACGCACCCATCAAACAGCCCCCTTACTCCTCGGATTGGCCTTCCCCCGTCCTTGGGTCCAGAGCCCATCTCGCAGTCACCCCTTACTAGTTTCCTCGGTGAGAACAATCCTTTCAACCTGCTGCGGATGACTGGACCTATCCTTCAGGAGCACCCGGGCTTTGGCGACGGCCGCCTTCCCAATACTCCGCCCATTTtcagccctccgcctcgccatCATCTGGACCCGCATCGTCTGGACCGCCTTAGTGCTGATGAAATGGGCTTAGTATCTCAGCATCACAGTGCCTTCGACAGAGTAATGCGCTTGAACCACCCACTGAGTATTGAATCCCAGACAATGGACTTTTCCAGGAGGCTCCGAGAACTAGCAGGGAACAACAGCTCCACTCCGCCCTTGTCGCCCAGCCGCCACAATCCTATGCATCGCTTActtcagcccttccagcccaGCCCCAAGTCGCCATTTCTGAGcactccgccgctccctcccaTGCCCCCCAGCAGCACAACCCCTCCTCAGTCACAGTCCAAGAGCAAGTCCTGCGAGTTCTGCGGGAAAACCTTCAAGTTCCAGAGCAATCTGATTGTCCATCGGCGTAGCCACACAGGGGAGAAGCCGTACAAGTGTCAGCTCTGCGACCACGCCTGCTCCCAGGCCAGCAAACTGAAACGCCACATGAAGACGCACATACACAAGTCAGCCTCCATCACAGCCAGGTCAGATGATGGACTCTCTACCACAAGTTCACCCGAGCCTGGCACCAGTGAGCACGCGGGCGGAGAAGGCTGCGGCCTGAAAGCAAGCATAACAAATTTCAGCACTGGCCAGATGAATGAGaacgaggaggaagaggaggaggaggaggaggaggaggaggaggaattggaAAATGAAAGCAGGCCTGAGTCCAGTTTCAGTATGGACTCGGAGCTGAGTCGCAACAGAGAGAATGGTTTCAAATTGCCAGTAAATGACAAGCACTGTGTCCTGGGCAAAGTCATGGAAAACGTAGGCCTCCGTGCCATCCAGCATTACAGTGACGTGCTAACTGACAAGCAGAAGCGTAATAGCTTCTCGAAACGATCCTCTGACGGTCAGAGAGACACTGGAGACGAAGACTCTGTTGCGGGAGAACTGGATCGGCCAGAAGACGGCACAGTGAATGGAAGGGGCTTTATAACTGGTGAACCTTTCCCTATCCTATTGCCTCGGAAACCTCCTCTTATCACTAGTCCCGCTCTGTCAATTGCTTCTGCAAAAAGAATTAAAATGGAGAAAGACCTAGACTTGTCCTCGgcacctttaattccctctgAGAATGTTTACTCTCAATGGCTGGTGGGCTATGCAGCATCAAGGCACTTCATGAAAGACCCATTCCTGGGATTTGGCGACTCCAGACAATCTCCCTTCGCCACTTCTTCTGAGCACTCCTCGGAGAACGGCAGCCTGAGGTTCTCCACTCCGCCCGGAGACATGCTGGATGGAGGCCTCTCAGGCCGCAGTGGCACGGCCAGCAGCGGCAGTACCCCTCACATGGGAGGGCCCGGCCCGGGAAGGCCGAGCTCCAAGGAAGGGCGCCGGAGCGACACTTGCGAGTACTGCGGCAAAGTGTTCAAAAACTGCAGCAACTTGACAGTGCACCGCAGGAGCCACACCGGCGAACGGCCTTACAAATGCGAGCTCTGCAACTATGCATGCGCCCAGAGCAGCAAGCTGACGCGCCACATGAAAACGCACGGTCAGATCGGCAAGGAGGTTTACAG AAACTGCGACTTCTGA